From Solidesulfovibrio carbinoliphilus subsp. oakridgensis, the proteins below share one genomic window:
- a CDS encoding C-GCAxxG-C-C family (seleno)protein, whose amino-acid sequence MSHALDAAVLKNLEDGYLCSESVLLAAAGHMGLAWDRLPAIATGLGGGMGGLGHVCGALAGAALALGMAKGRNTPGEDLFACMADVQVLAEDFAERFGSIDCRDILGEFSIDLRTEEGRARAMAMRLPELPCKDCCLFAVRALTRLLPAKA is encoded by the coding sequence ATGTCTCACGCTCTCGACGCAGCTGTGCTCAAAAATCTGGAAGACGGGTATCTGTGTTCGGAAAGTGTGCTGCTGGCCGCAGCCGGACATATGGGCCTGGCCTGGGACCGCTTGCCAGCCATCGCCACCGGGCTTGGCGGCGGCATGGGTGGCCTTGGCCACGTGTGCGGGGCCCTGGCCGGCGCGGCCCTGGCCCTTGGAATGGCCAAGGGCCGCAACACGCCCGGGGAGGACCTGTTCGCCTGCATGGCCGATGTCCAGGTCCTGGCCGAGGACTTTGCCGAGCGTTTCGGCAGCATCGACTGCCGGGACATCCTGGGAGAGTTCTCCATCGACCTGCGCACCGAGGAAGGCCGGGCCCGGGCCATGGCCATGCGGCTGCCGGAGCTGCCGTGCAAAGACTGCTGCCTGTTCGCCGTGCGGGCCCTGACACGGCTGCTGCCCGCCAAAGCCTAG
- a CDS encoding VTT domain-containing protein — translation MADMELAGDIADFLLHLDTRLAGLAAADGWRVYAVIWLVIFAETGFVVTGILPSDTVLFAASALAARGTLSVWPILVGGMLAAFGGDELNYAFGRWLGRAFGRGRTLPFVRARHLELAHRYYEEHGGLTIVAARFVPVLRSLAPLVAGVAAMPWRPFTAYNLLGKAPWTALYVAGGYFLGSIPFFATNFPAVVLLAICLPLAVAGARLAYLAWRPGGRSQ, via the coding sequence ATGGCGGACATGGAACTGGCGGGCGACATCGCGGACTTCCTGCTGCACCTGGACACGCGGCTGGCCGGGCTGGCGGCGGCGGACGGGTGGCGGGTGTACGCGGTCATCTGGTTGGTGATTTTCGCGGAAACGGGCTTCGTGGTCACGGGCATCCTGCCGAGCGACACGGTGCTGTTCGCGGCTTCGGCCCTGGCCGCCCGGGGAACGCTGTCGGTGTGGCCGATCCTGGTCGGCGGCATGCTGGCGGCCTTTGGCGGCGACGAGCTCAATTATGCCTTTGGCCGGTGGCTCGGGCGCGCGTTCGGCCGGGGGCGGACCCTGCCCTTTGTCCGGGCGCGGCACCTGGAACTGGCCCACCGGTATTACGAGGAGCATGGCGGCCTGACCATCGTGGCCGCCCGGTTCGTGCCGGTCCTGCGTTCGCTGGCGCCGTTGGTGGCCGGCGTCGCGGCCATGCCGTGGCGTCCTTTCACGGCCTACAACCTGCTCGGCAAGGCCCCGTGGACGGCGCTCTACGTGGCGGGCGGCTATTTCCTGGGGTCCATTCCGTTTTTCGCCACCAATTTCCCGGCCGTGGTGCTGCTCGCGATCTGCCTGCCCCTGGCCGTGGCCGGGGCCAGGCTGGCCTATCTGGCCTGGCGGCCGGGCGGCCGGTCCCAGTGA
- a CDS encoding Hsp20/alpha crystallin family protein: MVIDLSPFYGATTPFDRLFESLWPSMAISQRSMAYPPINIGEDDENLYVRCEIPGMDMEALDLTLTDSSLVIKGERQAVKGKYYRQERPTGFFQRVVNIQAGVAREKVSATMRDGVLEVVLPKSDESKPKKISIEPV, from the coding sequence ATGGTCATTGATCTGAGTCCGTTTTATGGGGCCACAACCCCTTTTGACAGGCTTTTCGAGTCGTTATGGCCGTCCATGGCCATAAGCCAGCGCAGCATGGCCTATCCGCCGATCAACATCGGCGAGGATGACGAGAACCTCTACGTGCGGTGCGAGATCCCGGGAATGGACATGGAGGCGCTGGATCTGACGCTCACCGACTCGAGCCTGGTCATCAAGGGCGAGCGGCAGGCGGTCAAGGGCAAGTACTACCGCCAGGAGCGGCCGACGGGGTTTTTTCAGCGCGTGGTCAACATCCAGGCCGGCGTGGCCCGGGAAAAGGTGTCGGCCACCATGCGCGACGGCGTGCTGGAAGTGGTCCTGCCCAAATCCGACGAGAGCAAGCCCAAAAAGATCAGCATCGAACCCGTGTAA
- a CDS encoding Hsp20/alpha crystallin family protein has protein sequence MTDNEARTEERRLPRVKPATDIIEREDGFYIYVDMPGVAKSELVIDLNEDELKVSGKAEYALPEGQKLGHVEFGGGEYFRSFTVSHIVDKEKIKATLKDGVLELYLPRLERVQPRKIEIQAG, from the coding sequence ATGACGGACAATGAAGCCAGGACCGAGGAGCGCCGGCTGCCCCGCGTCAAGCCGGCCACGGACATCATCGAACGGGAAGACGGTTTTTATATATACGTCGACATGCCGGGCGTCGCCAAAAGCGAGCTTGTCATCGACCTCAACGAGGACGAGCTCAAGGTGTCGGGCAAGGCCGAATACGCCCTGCCGGAAGGCCAGAAGCTCGGGCACGTGGAGTTCGGCGGGGGCGAGTATTTCCGCAGCTTCACGGTGTCGCACATCGTGGACAAGGAGAAGATCAAGGCCACGCTCAAGGACGGGGTGCTGGAACTGTACCTGCCGCGCCTTGAACGGGTGCAGCCTCGCAAGATCGAGATCCAGGCCGGGTGA
- the alkA gene encoding DNA-3-methyladenine glycosylase 2, protein MKLDPAGCYRAFAARDARFDGRFFAGVTSTGIYCRPVCTARLPREENCRFFPSAAAAEGAGFRPCLLCRPEVAPGLPGTDAGRRLAFAAVRLINEGALAEGGLAGLCDRLGVTSRHLRRVFGSLLGVSPVAFAQTQRLLLAKSLLTDTAMPVTDVAYASGFASLRRFNALFRSRYGLTPTAVRQGEPGRLPAGDAPTLTLGYRPPYDWDGLLGFLCLRSIGGVEAVADGVYRRTLAISRNGVVHAGWLAVAHAPAKNAVRVTVAAGLLPVLPAVLTRVSHLFDLACDPAAIAAGLAGLADGHEGLRLPGAADGFEVAVRAILGQQVTVAGARTLARRFAAAFGEPVSTPFADLTTVFPGPARVAGLTVDAIASQGILAARARAIIGLARAMAEGGLVLSPAADVAATRAALLALPGIGAWTADYIAMRALAWPDAFPHTDFGVKKALGETDPKRVLERAAGWRPWRAYAVMHLWRSLQGETA, encoded by the coding sequence ATGAAGCTCGACCCAGCCGGATGCTACCGGGCCTTTGCCGCCAGGGACGCGCGTTTTGACGGCCGTTTTTTCGCCGGCGTGACGTCCACGGGCATCTATTGCCGGCCGGTGTGCACGGCCCGGTTGCCACGGGAGGAGAACTGCCGGTTCTTCCCGAGCGCGGCGGCGGCCGAGGGCGCGGGCTTCCGGCCGTGCCTGCTCTGCCGGCCGGAGGTGGCGCCGGGCCTGCCCGGCACCGACGCGGGCCGGCGGCTGGCCTTTGCGGCGGTGCGGCTGATCAATGAGGGGGCGCTTGCCGAGGGCGGCCTTGCGGGCCTGTGCGACCGGCTCGGGGTCACGTCCCGGCATCTTCGCCGGGTGTTCGGGAGCCTCCTTGGCGTCTCGCCCGTGGCCTTTGCCCAGACCCAGCGGCTCTTATTGGCCAAAAGCCTGCTCACGGACACGGCCATGCCGGTGACGGATGTGGCCTATGCCAGCGGATTTGCCAGCCTGCGGCGGTTCAACGCCCTTTTCCGGAGCCGCTACGGCCTGACGCCGACGGCGGTGCGCCAGGGCGAGCCCGGCAGGCTTCCGGCCGGGGACGCGCCGACCCTGACGCTCGGCTACCGGCCGCCCTACGACTGGGACGGGCTGCTTGGCTTTCTTTGCCTGCGCAGTATCGGCGGTGTGGAGGCGGTGGCGGACGGCGTCTACCGGCGCACCCTGGCGATTTCCCGAAACGGCGTGGTCCACGCCGGCTGGCTGGCCGTGGCCCACGCGCCGGCGAAAAACGCGGTGCGGGTGACGGTTGCGGCCGGGCTGTTGCCGGTGCTGCCGGCGGTGCTCACACGGGTGTCGCACCTTTTCGATCTGGCCTGCGATCCGGCGGCCATTGCCGCGGGACTTGCGGGCCTGGCGGACGGCCACGAGGGCCTGCGCCTGCCCGGGGCGGCGGACGGGTTCGAGGTGGCGGTGCGGGCCATCCTCGGCCAGCAGGTGACGGTGGCCGGGGCGCGGACCCTGGCCCGGCGGTTCGCGGCCGCTTTCGGCGAGCCCGTCAGCACGCCGTTTGCGGACCTGACCACGGTCTTCCCGGGTCCTGCCCGGGTGGCCGGCCTCACGGTCGACGCCATCGCCTCCCAGGGCATCCTCGCCGCCCGGGCCCGGGCGATCATCGGCCTGGCCCGGGCCATGGCCGAGGGGGGGCTGGTCCTGTCGCCGGCGGCGGACGTGGCGGCCACACGCGCGGCCCTGCTCGCCCTGCCCGGCATCGGGGCCTGGACGGCGGACTACATCGCCATGCGGGCCCTGGCCTGGCCCGACGCCTTCCCGCACACGGACTTTGGCGTCAAAAAGGCGCTTGGGGAAACCGATCCGAAGCGGGTGCTGGAACGGGCCGCCGGCTGGCGGCCGTGGCGGGCCTACGCCGTCATGCACCTGTGGCGGAGCTTGCAAGGAGAAACGGCATGA
- a CDS encoding methylated-DNA--[protein]-cysteine S-methyltransferase, which yields MKRAIRYESRLGPMLLTAEGDVLTGVWFLGQKHFPAAPPPCGQACPGDVLDRAARQLGEYLAGRRRVFDIRLAPAGTAFQQAVWEALLAIGHGETATYGELARRIGRPRSVRAVGAAVGKNPISILIPCHRVVGADGRLTGYAGGLDKKEALLALENPPTS from the coding sequence ATGAAACGCGCGATCCGATACGAAAGCCGCCTGGGGCCGATGCTGCTTACGGCCGAGGGCGACGTCCTGACAGGCGTCTGGTTTTTGGGCCAGAAGCACTTTCCCGCCGCCCCGCCGCCGTGCGGCCAGGCCTGCCCTGGCGACGTCCTCGACCGGGCGGCGCGGCAGCTGGGCGAGTACCTGGCCGGCCGGCGGCGGGTCTTCGACATCCGTCTCGCCCCGGCCGGCACGGCCTTCCAGCAGGCGGTGTGGGAGGCCCTGCTCGCCATCGGCCACGGCGAAACGGCCACCTACGGCGAGCTGGCCCGGCGGATCGGCCGGCCCCGGAGCGTGCGGGCCGTGGGCGCGGCCGTGGGAAAAAATCCCATCTCGATCCTCATCCCCTGCCACCGGGTGGTCGGGGCCGACGGCCGGCTGACCGGCTACGCCGGCGGCCTGGACAAAAAAGAGGCCCTTCTCGCCCTGGAAAACCCGCCCACCTCCTAG
- a CDS encoding glycosyltransferase family 2 protein encodes MQGSDTGPGLRLSVVIPVYNEVKTLEAVLDKVLARPETWEVILVDDASRDGSRDYLRTLEGTDRVRVLFHEKNRGKGAALRTGFAAAVGDLVLIQDADLEYDPEDYPHLLAPILSGKADVVFGSRFLGGPHRVLYFWHSVANRVLTLFSNMLNDINLSDMEVCYKVFRREILEKIAIESDRFGVEPELTAKVARLGARIYEVPVSYYGRTYEEGKKIGWRDGLAAFWWIARFGIFHRG; translated from the coding sequence ATGCAAGGATCAGATACCGGCCCCGGGCTGCGGCTGAGCGTCGTCATCCCGGTCTACAACGAGGTGAAAACCCTGGAAGCGGTGCTGGACAAGGTGCTGGCCCGGCCCGAGACCTGGGAGGTGATCCTGGTGGACGACGCCTCCCGCGACGGCAGCCGGGATTATCTGCGTACCCTGGAGGGGACCGACCGGGTGCGGGTGCTCTTTCACGAAAAAAACCGGGGCAAGGGCGCGGCCCTGCGCACCGGATTCGCCGCCGCCGTAGGCGATCTGGTCCTCATCCAGGACGCGGACCTGGAATACGATCCCGAGGACTATCCCCATCTCCTAGCCCCCATCCTCTCGGGCAAGGCCGATGTGGTCTTCGGTTCGCGCTTTCTCGGCGGCCCCCACCGGGTGCTCTATTTCTGGCACTCCGTGGCCAACAGGGTGCTGACCCTTTTTTCCAACATGCTAAACGACATCAATCTCTCGGACATGGAAGTCTGCTACAAGGTCTTTCGCCGCGAGATCCTCGAGAAGATCGCCATCGAGAGCGACCGGTTCGGCGTGGAGCCGGAACTGACGGCCAAGGTGGCCCGGCTCGGGGCCCGCATCTACGAGGTGCCGGTCTCCTACTACGGCCGCACCTACGAGGAAGGCAAAAAGATCGGCTGGCGCGACGGCCTGGCCGCCTTCTGGTGGATCGCCAGGTTCGGGATTTTTCACCGGGGGTAG
- the htpG gene encoding molecular chaperone HtpG has product MTATPKGETHEFRAEIRKLLDIITHSIYTNREIFLRELVSNASDALDKLRFETSRGTAVADPDTPLEIRITTDKDGGRLTVADTGCGMSREELVDHLGTIAKSGTEAFMKSVADNAENKDAASNLIGRFGVGFYSVFMVADKVTVTSRSLHADAAPARWISDGSGNFTIEDVEGEVPRGTSIDITLKADTKEYADPERLKAVLRTHSNFISFPILVDGEKTNTIPALWRESKFSVTPEQYKEFYQFLTYDTDEPLATIHVSVDAPVQFTALLFIPKKGLGPMAFREALHHGLDLYVRRVLISKETKELIPEYLGFVRGVVDTEDLPLNLSRETLQENIVLRKIQSVLVKQVLDKLKNLAKENPDAYAEFFKEHGQALKLGYGDYANREAFADLMRFDSSAIDPDAGFTSLAAYVERAKEGQKSIYYLSGPSRAALDLNPHLEIFRSKGLEVLYLHEPVDEFIMDTIGTYKELQLKSAELADASELDAFEGTAPKPEAPELSKDDEAAFDDFLKKTKELLGDRVTEVRLSTRLTQSPSCLVSPDDHMTSSMQKIMRLVSKDTSIPKKALELNRDHPLIRNLLSIYRRDAADPFLGRAVEQLYDSALLLDGYLADPHQMVARINELLSDASALHVK; this is encoded by the coding sequence ATGACCGCCACGCCCAAAGGCGAGACCCACGAATTTCGCGCCGAAATCCGCAAGCTGCTCGATATCATCACCCACTCCATCTACACCAACCGCGAGATATTCCTGCGCGAACTGGTGTCCAACGCCTCCGACGCCCTGGACAAGCTGCGCTTCGAAACCAGCCGCGGCACGGCCGTGGCCGATCCCGACACCCCCCTTGAAATCCGCATCACCACGGACAAGGACGGCGGCCGGCTGACCGTGGCCGACACCGGCTGCGGCATGAGCCGCGAGGAACTCGTGGACCACCTCGGCACCATCGCCAAGTCCGGCACCGAGGCCTTCATGAAATCCGTGGCCGACAACGCCGAGAACAAGGACGCCGCCTCCAACCTCATCGGCCGCTTCGGCGTCGGCTTCTACTCCGTCTTCATGGTGGCCGACAAAGTCACGGTCACCTCGCGCTCGCTCCACGCCGACGCGGCCCCGGCCCGGTGGATTTCCGACGGCTCGGGCAACTTCACCATCGAGGACGTGGAAGGCGAGGTCCCGCGCGGCACCTCCATCGACATCACCCTCAAGGCCGACACCAAGGAATATGCCGACCCCGAACGCCTGAAGGCCGTCCTTCGCACCCACTCCAACTTCATCTCCTTCCCCATCCTGGTCGACGGCGAGAAGACCAACACCATCCCGGCCCTGTGGCGCGAATCCAAATTCTCCGTCACCCCGGAGCAATACAAGGAATTCTATCAGTTCCTGACCTACGACACCGACGAGCCCCTGGCCACCATCCACGTCAGCGTGGACGCGCCGGTCCAGTTCACGGCGCTCCTTTTCATCCCCAAAAAGGGACTCGGGCCCATGGCCTTTCGCGAGGCGCTCCACCACGGCCTCGACCTGTACGTCCGCCGGGTGCTCATCTCCAAGGAGACCAAGGAGCTCATCCCCGAGTATCTCGGCTTCGTGCGCGGCGTGGTCGATACCGAGGACCTGCCGCTGAACCTTTCCCGGGAAACGCTCCAGGAGAACATCGTCCTGCGCAAGATCCAGTCCGTGCTCGTCAAGCAGGTCCTCGACAAGCTCAAAAACCTGGCCAAGGAAAACCCGGACGCCTACGCCGAATTCTTCAAGGAACACGGGCAGGCCCTCAAACTCGGTTACGGCGACTACGCCAACCGCGAGGCTTTCGCCGACCTCATGCGCTTCGATTCCTCGGCCATCGACCCGGACGCCGGCTTCACCTCGCTTGCCGCCTACGTCGAACGGGCCAAGGAAGGCCAGAAGTCCATCTACTACCTGTCCGGCCCCTCCCGCGCCGCCCTGGACCTCAACCCGCACCTGGAAATCTTCCGGTCCAAGGGCCTGGAAGTCCTCTATCTGCACGAGCCGGTGGACGAGTTCATCATGGACACCATCGGCACCTACAAGGAGCTGCAACTCAAGTCCGCCGAACTGGCCGACGCCTCGGAGCTCGACGCCTTCGAAGGCACCGCCCCCAAACCCGAGGCCCCGGAACTGTCCAAGGACGATGAAGCCGCCTTCGACGATTTCCTCAAAAAGACCAAGGAGCTCCTCGGCGACCGCGTGACCGAGGTGCGCCTGTCCACCCGCCTGACCCAGAGCCCGTCCTGCCTGGTCTCCCCGGACGACCACATGACGTCGAGCATGCAAAAGATCATGCGGCTGGTCAGCAAGGACACCTCCATTCCCAAGAAAGCCCTGGAACTCAACCGCGACCACCCGCTCATCCGCAACCTGCTCTCCATCTACCGCCGCGACGCCGCCGACCCCTTCCTCGGCCGGGCCGTGGAACAACTCTACGACTCGGCGCTCCTCCTCGACGGCTACCTGGCCGACCCGCACCAGATGGTCGCCCGGATCAACGAGTTATTGTCCGATGCGAGCGCGTTGCACGTGAAGTAG
- a CDS encoding PPC domain-containing DNA-binding protein yields the protein MIVSEGRLGRVFVLRLGDDDRIPDAIEAFAGTREVRSAVVLALGGLENGNLVVGPEDGAAMPPLAMLTAIGNVHEAACVGTLFPDAASGRPTLHMHAVLGRGEDTRAGCVRPGLDVWKIFEVVVLEILGTDLARAKDPETGFHLLGWAKRP from the coding sequence ATGATCGTATCCGAAGGCCGGCTTGGCCGCGTGTTTGTCTTGCGTCTGGGCGACGACGACCGGATCCCGGACGCCATCGAGGCCTTTGCCGGGACCCGCGAGGTGCGCTCGGCCGTGGTCCTGGCCCTGGGGGGCCTCGAAAACGGCAATCTGGTGGTCGGGCCCGAGGACGGCGCCGCCATGCCGCCTTTGGCCATGCTCACGGCCATCGGCAACGTCCACGAGGCGGCCTGCGTGGGCACGCTCTTCCCGGATGCGGCAAGCGGCCGGCCCACGCTCCACATGCACGCCGTGCTCGGCCGGGGCGAGGACACCCGGGCCGGGTGCGTGCGGCCGGGCCTCGACGTGTGGAAGATTTTCGAGGTGGTGGTGCTCGAGATCCTCGGCACCGACCTGGCCCGGGCCAAGGACCCGGAAACCGGCTTCCACCTCCTCGGCTGGGCCAAGCGGCCCTAA
- a CDS encoding MucR family transcriptional regulator translates to MEDYLKSALEIVRAQASVRHMTDEEITSMIRRLAVGIRDISGEVPAGVAEQTMDMDAKKAIKEKSVTCMECGKSFKVITKKHLASHGLTPEEYKAKHGYKKSMPLVCKSLQRDRRKKMKDMRLWEKKGKVVA, encoded by the coding sequence ATGGAAGATTACCTTAAAAGCGCTCTGGAGATAGTCCGGGCCCAGGCGTCCGTGCGCCATATGACCGATGAGGAGATCACGTCCATGATCCGCCGACTGGCGGTCGGCATCCGTGACATCAGTGGCGAGGTGCCGGCCGGCGTGGCCGAGCAGACGATGGACATGGATGCGAAAAAAGCGATCAAGGAAAAATCCGTCACCTGCATGGAATGCGGCAAATCGTTCAAGGTGATCACCAAAAAGCATCTGGCTTCCCACGGCCTGACCCCCGAGGAATACAAGGCCAAGCACGGCTACAAGAAATCCATGCCCCTGGTGTGCAAGTCGTTGCAGCGGGATCGGCGCAAGAAAATGAAGGATATGCGTCTGTGGGAGAAGAAGGGAAAAGTGGTGGCCTAA
- a CDS encoding LysR family transcriptional regulator, which translates to MELRNVRTFVSVAGLLSFRRAAAVLHYAPSTVSAHVQALEEELQIKLFDRLEKGIRLTEAGARFLPYAGRLLDLAEDSVSAAQGEQACPGMLAIRMPETLAAYRFPALLPRFRQAHPAVGLRLRGSSSHGVRRYLEKGLDLAFLVGEARPADNCCIERIGTEALVLAGNVADWGVGPVGIEPADLARRLLLCASSDTSARSVLQRCLGRHGVEGNVWLDCSSLTALKNALFATSGGCAFLPRIALAGELAGGRASELILPGLPDDLPVNMLWHREKWLSPSLAFFMDLSRAAWPQAASEREQPAAATSCCDP; encoded by the coding sequence ATGGAACTGCGAAACGTCAGGACCTTCGTGTCCGTGGCCGGCCTCCTGAGCTTTCGCCGGGCGGCCGCCGTGCTCCATTACGCCCCGTCCACGGTTTCCGCCCATGTCCAGGCCCTGGAGGAGGAGCTGCAAATCAAGCTCTTTGACCGGCTGGAAAAAGGCATCCGCCTGACCGAAGCGGGGGCGCGGTTTCTGCCTTATGCCGGCAGGCTGCTGGATTTGGCCGAAGACAGCGTGTCCGCCGCCCAGGGCGAACAGGCCTGTCCGGGCATGCTGGCCATCCGGATGCCGGAAACACTCGCCGCCTACCGGTTTCCGGCCCTCCTGCCCCGGTTCCGGCAGGCCCATCCGGCCGTCGGCCTGCGGTTGCGCGGCAGTTCCAGCCATGGTGTCCGGCGGTATCTGGAAAAGGGGCTCGATCTGGCCTTTCTGGTCGGCGAGGCCAGGCCGGCGGACAATTGCTGCATCGAACGCATCGGAACCGAGGCCCTGGTCCTGGCCGGAAACGTCGCCGACTGGGGCGTCGGGCCGGTCGGGATCGAACCGGCCGATCTGGCCCGCCGGCTGCTCCTTTGCGCCTCGTCCGACACCTCGGCCCGGTCGGTGCTGCAGCGTTGCCTCGGCCGGCACGGGGTCGAAGGAAATGTCTGGCTCGATTGCAGCAGTCTGACGGCCCTCAAAAACGCCCTCTTCGCGACCTCGGGCGGCTGCGCCTTCCTGCCCCGGATCGCCCTGGCCGGAGAGCTTGCCGGCGGCCGGGCCAGCGAACTGATCCTGCCCGGCCTGCCGGACGACCTGCCCGTCAACATGCTGTGGCACCGCGAAAAATGGCTGTCCCCCTCGCTGGCCTTTTTCATGGACCTGTCGCGTGCCGCCTGGCCGCAGGCTGCTTCCGAGCGGGAGCAGCCTGCGGCGGCAACCTCGTGTTGCGATCCTTAA
- a CDS encoding HU family DNA-binding protein, translating into MAKTDIIAKIQANAGIATKAEAGKVLDAVLGAIQDSLVSGEALTLTGFGTFKVSERAARTGRDPRTGNAIDIPASKAVRFTPGKTLKDAVK; encoded by the coding sequence ATGGCTAAAACAGACATCATCGCCAAAATCCAGGCCAATGCCGGCATCGCCACCAAGGCCGAGGCGGGAAAGGTCCTTGACGCCGTTCTGGGAGCCATCCAGGACTCCCTGGTGTCGGGCGAGGCCTTGACCCTGACCGGTTTCGGCACCTTCAAGGTGTCCGAGAGGGCTGCCCGCACCGGTCGCGATCCCCGCACCGGCAATGCCATCGACATCCCGGCTTCCAAAGCCGTCCGGTTCACCCCGGGCAAGACCCTGAAGGATGCCGTGAAGTAA
- a CDS encoding FprA family A-type flavoprotein, whose product MRPVEICKDVYWVGSVDWECRDFHGYMTAPTGTTYNAFLIKDEKIALFDSVKATHSDEMLCRLAHVVKPEKVDYLIVNHVEMDHSGGLPDLVARTRPEKILTSPMGERALRAHFDCTGWPIEVVKTGSSISLGKRTLQFLETRMLHWPDNMATYVPEDGLLISSDAFGQNWATSERFADEVDRHLLQKQLDRYYANIVLPFSPIAQKTIETIESMKLDVRCIAPDHGLMFRTPEDVAWVIERYKELAAQKQKKKAVLVFDTMWHSTEHMAHAIATGLMEHGVSVKLMNLHVFDHSDVMEEVWDAAAVLVGSATHNNGMLPKVADMLTYMKGLKPKGKIGGAFGSYGWSGEAVKDIAGWLGEMGMEMPVDPVRILYVPTHEQLAACVDMGRTIGKAIADKLG is encoded by the coding sequence ATGCGCCCTGTGGAAATCTGCAAGGATGTCTACTGGGTGGGGTCAGTCGATTGGGAGTGCCGCGACTTCCACGGCTATATGACCGCGCCCACCGGGACAACCTACAACGCCTTTTTGATCAAGGACGAGAAAATCGCCTTGTTCGACTCGGTCAAGGCCACCCACAGCGACGAAATGCTGTGCCGCCTGGCCCATGTGGTCAAACCGGAAAAGGTCGACTACCTGATCGTCAACCATGTGGAAATGGACCATTCCGGCGGCCTGCCGGATCTGGTGGCCCGCACCCGGCCCGAGAAGATCCTGACCTCGCCCATGGGGGAACGGGCACTGCGCGCCCATTTCGACTGCACGGGCTGGCCCATCGAGGTGGTCAAGACCGGTTCGTCGATTTCCCTTGGCAAGCGGACCCTCCAGTTCCTGGAGACCCGCATGCTCCACTGGCCGGACAACATGGCCACCTATGTGCCGGAAGACGGCCTGCTCATTTCTTCCGACGCCTTCGGCCAGAACTGGGCCACCAGCGAACGGTTCGCCGACGAAGTGGACCGGCACCTGCTCCAAAAGCAGCTCGACCGCTACTACGCCAACATCGTCCTGCCCTTTTCCCCCATCGCCCAGAAGACCATCGAGACCATCGAGTCCATGAAGCTCGATGTCCGCTGCATCGCCCCGGACCACGGCCTCATGTTCCGCACCCCGGAAGACGTGGCCTGGGTCATCGAGCGCTACAAGGAGCTGGCCGCCCAGAAGCAGAAGAAAAAGGCGGTCCTGGTCTTTGACACCATGTGGCATTCGACCGAGCACATGGCCCACGCCATTGCCACGGGCCTCATGGAGCACGGCGTCTCGGTCAAGCTCATGAACCTGCACGTCTTCGACCACTCCGATGTCATGGAGGAGGTCTGGGACGCGGCCGCCGTGCTGGTGGGTTCGGCCACCCACAACAACGGCATGTTGCCCAAGGTCGCGGATATGCTGACCTACATGAAGGGCCTCAAACCCAAGGGCAAGATCGGCGGCGCGTTCGGCTCCTACGGCTGGAGCGGCGAGGCCGTCAAAGACATCGCCGGCTGGCTCGGGGAAATGGGCATGGAAATGCCCGTGGACCCGGTCCGCATCCTCTACGTGCCGACCCACGAGCAGCTGGCCGCCTGCGTGGACATGGGACGGACCATCGGCAAGGCCATCGCCGACAAGCTCGGCTAG
- the rd gene encoding rubredoxin, which translates to MDKYECSICGYVYDPAAGDPDNGVAPGTKFEDIPEDWVCPVCGAPKSEFNKA; encoded by the coding sequence ATGGACAAATACGAATGCAGCATCTGCGGCTACGTGTACGATCCCGCCGCCGGCGACCCTGACAACGGCGTGGCCCCGGGCACCAAGTTCGAAGACATCCCCGAGGACTGGGTCTGCCCGGTCTGCGGCGCGCCCAAAAGTGAATTCAACAAAGCCTAA